The following are from one region of the Salvia splendens isolate huo1 chromosome 2, SspV2, whole genome shotgun sequence genome:
- the LOC121762870 gene encoding uncharacterized protein LOC121762870, with product MPKRGRPTNSQQSQQDGAKQLTVNIEDAVDDLLPVGIAQKFRKRLTEASTSSAQTESEDKKNKGRKDDYLYCRRTPAEFLACLKNLTPQQKAAVAELGFEAVLGFEAKEIPGRLAHWVLSSFNLARCQIALTGGVNLDLDEKDVRLTLGFPKGRTAISRPTEHQSQFAFNDMIVARCGKGRFKMSPKDISHLMMQKVKGGDVFKKLYMFMVENVLIETPADGHCKPKILNFIDDVDEIRHLNWCGYVLSVLEATYPSWANRQSVNFSGPIYFLVGAYVDRVVHCRRRVIHSWPTIKGWTSEDLKQRDDVEHGQYGTGRLEARIDKEKWLEEKEVRKLEMSIRGEPAVPGGVGAYSFRKQFAASSTQMARAISAWLDDYNRIPEDLLDDVCFRAGSQIGKKLLGMEDQDAVADEEIVTRLTQARDDEEEFSPEWIVELETMMAAYDKKKTINKSTTRPSFVLDGFNCPDPFATQPSDGSGGSGTAGKQAPHVDIAPEAPIIGQPGGEDVEEDVGIPAPFVYNIPDITHTGAGVIDPQLQQADIVVGGSLRSTTEEQVNASVVESVREAV from the exons ATGCCAAAAAGAGGACGGCCCACCAATTCGCAGCAATCCCAGCAAGATG GGGCTAAGCAACTGACAGTGAACATAGAGGATGCGGTAGATGATTTACTACCCGTTGGAATTGCACAAAAATTCCGGAAGCGACTAACGGAGGCATCCACAAGTAGTGCGCAAACCGAGTCTGAAGACAAAAAGAATAAAGGAAGAAAGGATGACTACTTATACTGCCGGCGTACACCAGCCGAATTCTTGGCGTGCTTGAAGAATCTAACGCCGCAGCAAAAGGCAGCTGTGGCCGAACTTGGGTTTGAGGCCGTCTTGGGCTTTGAGGCGAAGGAGATTCCAGGTCGCCTAGCCCATTGGGTGCTCAGCTCCTTTAATCTTGCGCGCTGCCAGATCGCTCTGACAGGAGGGGTAAACCTTGATTTAGATGAGAAAGACGTCCGCTTGACGTTGGGATTTCCTAAAGGGCGAACTGCTATTTCAAGGCCAACGGAACATCAAAGCCAGTTCGCGTTCAATGATATGATTGTTGCTCGTTGTGGGAAGGGTCGTTTTAAAATGAGCCCAAAGGACATCTCCCACCTGATGATGCAGAAGGTGAAAGGTGGAGATGTCTTCAAGAAACTATATATGTTCATGGTGGAAAATGTGTTAATAGAGACCCCTGCTGATGGCCACTGCAAACCGaagattttgaattttataGATGATGTGGACGAAATAAGACACTTGAACTGGTGTGGATACGTTCTTTCAGTGCTCGAGGCCACGTACCCAAGCTGGGCAAATCGCCAGAGTGTCAATTTTAGCGGTCCAATCTACTTCTTGGTG GGCGCATACGTGGACCGTGTTGTGCATTGTCGAAGGAGGGTGATTCATTCATGGCCAACTATCAAGGGGTGGACATCCGAGGATTTGAAGCAGAGGGATGACGTAGAGCACGGGCAGTATGGAACAGGGAGGCTGGAAGCCCGGATTGATAAGGAAAAGTGGCTGGAAGAAAAAGAAGTAAGAAAGCTTGAAATGAGTATCAGAGGAGAGCCTGCAGTACCAGGCGGAGTCGGCGCGTACAGTTTTAGAAAACAATTTGCTGCCTCAAGCACCCAGATGGCACGCGCTATTTCTGCTTGGTTAGATGATTACAACCGTATACCGGAGGATTTGCTGGATGACGTGTGCTTCCGTGCTGGAAGCCAAATTGGGAAAAAGTTGCTGGGCATGGAAGATCAGGATGCGGTGGCGGATGAGGAAATAGTCACCAGACTCACCCAGGCACGTGATGACGAAGAAGAATTTAGCCCAGAGTGGATCGTTGAATTAGAAACAATGATGGCTGCTTATGACAAGAAGAAGACAATCAATAAGAGCACAACAAGGCCGTCTTTCGTCCTAGACGGCTTCAATTGCCCGGATCCTTTTGCAACCCAACCGTCAGATGGGTCGGGGGGGAGTGGAACTGCCGGTAAACAGGCTCCACATGTTGACATTGCACCGGAAGCCCCAATCATTGGGCAGCCGGGAGGTGAAGATGTCGAAGAAGATGTCGGCATTCCCGCGCCGTTTGTTTACAATATCCCGGATATCACACACACAGGCGCAGGCGTTATCGACCCACAGCTCCAGCAAGCAGACATCGTGGTTGGCGGGAGTTTGAGGAGCACAACCGAG GAACAGGTGAATGCTTCCGTTGTAGAATCTGTCCGTGAGGCAGTTTAG
- the LOC121768137 gene encoding protein FAR1-RELATED SEQUENCE 5-like, with product MKRRRLSKRCGCKASISFKYFSDNGHPGYMVHDFNEVHNHEMVEFEHQQFMSVNRHLDDVHQKFILDCSKPNIGPTLTFKVLKETLGGFDLVGCTVGDIRNASHDIKAYAHGFDVQMVLDDMAKKKEMSESYTYHYEVNENNQLVALFWCDGLMKRNYHMFGDIVAFDTTYNTNRYCMIFCPFTGKDNHGSSVTFVAGLVCNEKTGAFGWLFRHFVECMGIAPKMIVTDQDNGMRSAIEEVLVGTRHRWCMWHIMHKLSTKVPNRLLRDEIFKKEFSACVWSDLLEPVEFEEEWKRVVESHGLEDIDWFKSLYKHRHFWIPAYFRDFPLGSMIRTTSISESENSFYKRFLKPRANIAEFYLNFNHAVDFQRNTRTTLDYHDATALPILATTLPFEKHASTLYTDTMFRKIQEGIVEGNDRCRVLGFSSSEFVDTYKLGDSNHKAYLVTHDRSDESYYCECKLFGRHGYLCRHIFFIFRNNELKKIPEKYCQSRWMKTPLAKAVHGCHARIF from the exons ATGAAGCGCCGACGCTTATCGAAGAGATGTGGTTGTAAAGCTAGTATTTCCTTCAAGTATTTCTCTGATAATGGACATCCAGGTTATATGGTACATGATTTCAACGAGGTTCATAACCATGAGATGGTTGAGTTCGAGCATCAGCAGTTTATGTCTGTGAACCGTCATTTAGATGACGTTCACCAGAAATTCATACTTGATTGTTCAAAACCGAATATTGGACCCACATTGACAtttaaggttttgaaagaaaCTCTTGGTGGGTTTGACCTCGTAGGTTGTACGGTCGGTGACATCAGAAATGCGTCACACGACATTAAAGCATATGCGCATGGTTTCGATGTGCAAATGGTATTGGACGACATGGCGAAAAAGAAGGAGATGTCTGAGTCGTACACATATCATTATGAGGTTAATGAAAACAACCAGTTGGTTGCGTTGTTTTGGTGTGACGGCTTAATGAAACGGAACTACCATATGTTTGGTGACATTGTAGCCTTTGACACCACCTATAACACAAACAG GTATTGCATGATATTCTGTCCTTTCACGGGAAAGGACAATCATGGAAGCTCTGTAACCTTTGTCGCTGGCTTGGTATGCAATGAGAAAACAGGGGCGTTTGGATGGTTGTTCAGACATTTTGTTGAATGCATGGGCATAGCACCGAAGATGATCGTGACAGATCAAGACAATGGAATGAGATCAGCCATTGAAGAGGTTTTGGTTGGCACGCGTCACCGATGGTGTATGTGGCACATAATGCACAAGTTGTCCACCAAGGTCCCAAATAGGTTGCTCAGGGATGAAATTTTCAAGAAGGAATTTAGTGCATGCGTTTGGTCCGATCTGCTTGAGCCTGTCGAATTTGAAGAGGAGTGGAAAAGAGTTGTGGAAAGTCATGGGTTGGAAGACATTGACTGGTTTAAGTCATTGTACAAACACAGACATTTCTGGATACCGGCATATTTTAGAGATTTTCCACTGGGTTCGATGATTAGGACCACATCCATTTCCGAATCGGAGAACAGTTTCTACAAGAGATTTTTGAAGCCCCGTGCGAACATAGCCGAGTTCTACTTGAATTTCAACCATGCTGTTGATTTTCAGCGTAACACTAGGACGACGTTAGACTACCACGATGCCACTGCTTTGCCCATTTTGGCGACTACCTTGCCGTTTGAGAAACATGCTTCGACGCTTTACACCGATACGATGTTCAGAAAAATACAGGAAGGAATCGTTGAGGGTAATGATAGATGTCGCGTGCTAGGATTTTCTTCGTCTGAATTTGTTGACACATACAAGCTTGGGGATAGCAATCACAAAGCGTATTTGGTGACTCATGATAGGAGTGATGAGTCATATTATTGCGAATGCAAACTCTTTGGCAGGCATGGATATTTGTGCAgacatatttttttcattttcaggaACAATGAGTTGAAGAAAATACCAGAAAAATACTGCCAGAGTAGATGGATGAAGACTCCGCTAGCAAAGGCGGTACATgggtgtcacgcccgcattttctaa
- the LOC121775554 gene encoding uncharacterized protein LOC121775554 — protein MVLPTVVPQDKGKGKAIQQQGKAIQQEAGDVEKNRTRARIKKPTLAARSPFNERAVRLTAKANIVDRELYYWLPLRDDVVYKDSFKETLHGEFQSLAPFKRVSPAIVDTWSSYLNNMEQLKAPVSRLFFSTNPCKETIVDAPTEWNAKQKLDTFWTRLFGEALGMSILQWETFDMIFFPIWGAAQEYVICFDLPDGKMNIIDHSFPEPDASVEAKYGKTPFLLKKFFSEALTRCKVPKMAAQVRKCRTHVSPCRGETTTSLTREGSMSCVTWKLILEKVRKTGNVVSVRVELKASRCSASNMQGPS, from the exons ATGGTACTTCCAACTGTGGTTCCGCAAGACAAAGGAAAGGGAAAGGCGATACAACAGCAGGGGAAGGCGATACAACAGGAGGCTGGAGATGTG GAGAAGAACAGGACGAGGGCTAGAATCAAAAAGCCAACTCTAGCTGCAAGGTCGCCGTTCAATGAGAGGGCTGTCAGACTTACAGCCAAGGCCAACATAGTTGACAGAGAATTGTATTACTGG TTGCCTCTCAGGGACGACGTTGTCTACAAGGACAGTTTCAAAGAAACATTGCATGGGGAGTTCCAATCATTAGCTCCATTCAAGAGGGTCAGCCCTGCAATTGTAGACACATGGTCTTCTTATTTGAACAACATGGAGCAGCTTAAAGCGCCAGTGTCTAGGCTGTTCTTCTCCACGAATCCTTGT AAGGAAACCATTGTCGACGCTCCGACGGAGTGGAATGCGAAGCAAAAACTAGATACATTCTGGACCAGGCTCTTTGGAGAAGCGCTAGGAATGAGTATCCTTCAGTGGGAGACATTTGATATG ATCTTTTTCCCAATATGGGGTGCAGCGCAGGAATATGTGATATGTTTTGATTTGCCCGACGGGAAAATGAATATCATAGACCATAGCTTCCCAGAACCGGATGCCTCTGTTGAAGCAAAGTACGGCAAGACACCATTTCTTCTG AAAAAGTTCTTTTCTGAAGCACTAACGAGGTGCAAAGTTCCTAAGATGGCAGCCCAGGTGAGAAAGTGTCGAACACACGTGTCACCATGCCGTGGAGAAACAACAACCTCATTGACGAGGGAGGGATCTATGTCATGCGTCACATGGAAACTTATTTTGGAGAAAGTGAGAAAGACTGGGAATGTGGTCTCGGTCCGAGTGGAACTAAAAGCGTCGAGATGTTCCGCATCAAATATGCAAGGACCCTCTTGA